In Nostoc edaphicum CCNP1411, the sequence GTAATTTTATAGCTTCATCAAATTCATCTATATTACCCATGAAACCATGCAGAAAAATAATCAGTGGTTTTTCTGGGTTGCCCATGAAAGAATAGTAAAATTGATAATTTTTTATGACCATATTCTAGTTAAAAACCATCTTTGCTGCACAGCATGTTATCTTATACCAATTCTCTGTGAAGCTGCATATTATTTTGACCCCTCCCAACCTCCCCTTGCCAAGGGGAGGTGCCGCAGGTGGTAGGGTTATTTTTATGCGTCTTCATAAAGAATTGGTATTATGGAGTAAGGTTTTTTTCTCGTTCCTTTTTATAGGAAGAAACGAGGTAGAAGGAGAGAAAGTCTATTAAAATAGGTTGTCTACAAGTTCGCAACATGATATTGCTGAGGTGAATATCATGATGCACTATTGAATAGCGAATGTATCCTACATTATTTTTTTAATTTTTAAGGTAAAAATCGATCTAAAGCAGCTTTTAACTGTTTAATTTCAACGTCAATATTACCTTCTTGTGCGGCTCTACCAATGCACTCGGTTAAATGTTCATCCAAAACAATTCGTGCAACCCGATCTAATGCGCCCCGCACTGCGGCAATTTGCAGTAGAACATCAGGACAAGGGGTACTTTGCTGCACCATTGCCTTAATACCACGAACATGTCCTTCTATACGCGATAATCGATTGACAATTCGCCGTAGAGATTCTTCACTATGGACGTGAGGATGAGCAGACTTTCCAACCCCATGAGTTGGATCTGTCTGCTCTTGCTCTGTATCGTGATGGTGGGAATGTTCTACTTGCTGGGGTGTTGGCAAGGATTCCTCACCTAATCTGTTTGATCCATTCATGGGTTATCAAAGGACTTGTAGTACTAAAATCCTAGCCTAGTACTCGACCAAAATTTATGAATGGGGAAATAGGGAGAATAGGGAGATGAGGGAGATTGAGAATAACTACTATAAACAATCCCCCATGCCCTGAACTCTACTACTGACGATTGGCTCTTTCTTGGGGAATAATCTCCGTTACGACCCTACCGCTAGGACTGCCACCTTTGACAACAATATTTTCTGTTTGCAGATTACCAACGGCTGTTTCACCCGCAAAATTTAATTGTGGGTCAACTTGCCGATAAAGCACATTTCCCTGAGCTTCAACTAACTTCTTGTCTAGATACCAAGTTAGTGTATTGGATCTCAAAGACTGGCGACGCTGGCCAACGGCGTTGACGTTACCTTTTAAATAAACGGTTTTTTGCGGTATTTTCATTTCACCTTGATTAGCTGTCACTGTGACATTTTCGGCACGCTGGAACATTCGCGTGGGCGAATTTGTGGTGACAGTTTCTGTGTTCATGTTCCAGGTCATAGAGTTACTAGCTATTTGCAGTGGTGGGTCTAGTAATTCTAGTTGAGCATTTTTCTGGACAGTGGCAATTTTTGTTTTTAAGTTGACTTCGGCAGAATTTCCTTTGCCGCGATCGCTAATTTTATTATCTTTGTAGCGATCAATTTCTATGGGGCGATCGCCAATCAGTTTTTCTTCTTTAATATTCCAGATCAAATGCTCGGTTCTGACTTGTAACTGGGGATCAGCAGAATTTGCTACTACCCCTCCAGAAAATTCCATCCGCTGTTCGCGGGTTTTAACTCGCGCTTCCTGCGCCACTGCTTTTAGTTGTTTATGAGTGCCGTTAATCTGGTTGCGGACAATCAACAAATCTTCTTGGGGACGCCATTCTAATTCATTACCTTGCAACACAATTCCATTACTAGGATCTGTGGCAAGTATTTTCCCCTTAAGAAACAGCTGCTTCCCATCTTGCTCAATGTCTGCAACATCTGCTTTGATTTGGTAAACTACTTTACCATCTTGGTATAGTTCACCATAAGGACTTTCAGCCTGACCAATTTGTTTTTCTTTGGTGTATTTTGCGGTTTTAGCCCTGACTTTCCAAATTGGTCGTCCCACTTCATCTGCTTGTTCTAGGGTGACATCAAAGAAAGTCAAATCGCTATCTGGATTAGATGAATCCGCAGTTTTTTCTTGGGAAACAGAGGGAGATTTTCCTCCGCAGGCAACTAAACCAAATACCAAACAAAAGGTCAAAGGTAAAATAAGAAAAGAGGGAGTGGAGGAGAAATTTTGAATTTTTCTCTTGCCCCATCTCCCCTTTTGATGAAATTTATACGCCATTATTCTTGGATTTCTAGGTGTCCATCACTAGTTCTGGGGTCTTCCAAAAAACCGATGCCAGATAAAGGCCGGTATGGATAACTTTGGCGAGGGGTTTTTTGAATATCCTCTTTGATGGCTTCTAAATCGATGTAGCGATCGCTTACATTAATTAAGCTGTCACTGGTCATCGAACGCAAGCTCACTACTTCTACCCGCACGCCACGATAGCTCACTGAATTAACTGCATAAGCTAAATCCCCATCACCGCTGACTAAAACTGCGGTATCATAAGAATCTACTAGTGCCATCATATCGACTGCTATTTCTACATCCAGGTTAGCTTTTTTAGAACCATCTGGTAGCTGGACTAAATCCTTAGCAATGACTCGATAGCCATTGCGACGCATCCACAGCAGAAAACCCTGTTGCTTCTCGTTTGTCCGGTCTACACCAGTGTAGAAAAAAGAACGCAGCAGTCTGGAACCTCCAGTTAATCGGCACAATAGCTTGGTGTAATCAATTTCGATTCCTAGTTGCAGTGCAGCGTAAAATAAATTTGAGCCATCTATAAATATGGCAACTCTACCCCGATTCTCCAAAACTTGTTCTGGCGTAAAGATCGAATCGTTTTCCAAATTATTCAACATCATTGTGATACCTCAATTTTTATCCCTGTTATTTTTGATACAAATTACCAACTTTTAGATGCTAGTCACAGCGGCTTATGATAATGTTCCGGGGCTAATTTAAGTTCAGCCCCGATAAATTTTTTGAGAAAATAAGAGATTGAACAAAATCAGACTTTGATAAGGACTAATCGTTTTTCGGGGGTTCTATTCGCTTAAAAATAGGTTTGGGTGTACCCAACTCTTGTTTACTGGATAGTATTCCCCATATAGCATGAATAGAAAAAGGAGCAGTAACTGAACTCTGTATTTGATCGTTAAAGTTCACTCCGAAGCCCAGCTGCTGATAAATATCGCTACTGATGTTCGGAATAATTGGGGATAGCAGATAAGCTGCTAGTCTAACTGATTCTAGAACTGCGTAGAGAACTTTTTCCACCGATTCCTGCTGTCCCTGTTTATATAATGACCAAGGAGCTTGTTCATCAATAAACTTATTACTGGCTTGCACCAGTGAAAGGATAGACCCACAGGCTTGACTGAAAGCTAGCTCTTGGTATGCTTGTTTCACCTGTTCCCCTAGACGTAAACCAATTGCTTTCAAAGGATTTTCGTCAGGAATCGCTTCATTCCCGATTGATGGGACTTTATTCTGGGCGCAGTATTTCTTCACCATGTTCAAGGTGCGATTGAGCAAATTACCTAAATCATTTGCCAAATCTGCATTCAAAACATTAATGAACCTTACTTCATTAAAATCTCCATCTTTGCCAAATTCGATTTCCTTAAGGAAGTAATAACGAACGGCATCACTACCATAGCGCTGAACTAACGCAATAGGATCAAGGGTATTACCCAGACTTTTGCCCATCTTCTGCCCATCTTTGGTCAAAAAGCCATGCCCAAATACTCGCTCTGGCAAGGGTAAGCCAGCCGACAACAGCATTGCGGGCCAATAAACTGCATGGAAGCGGAGAATATCTTTACCAATTAGGTGCAGGTTGATTGGCCACCATGTTTCTAAAGCATTTGCTAAAGTCGGTTCTGCATCTGGTTCTAGTAATGCTGTGACATAACCTAGCAGCGCATCAAACCAAACATAAAGGGTGTGCTTGGGATCAACTGGTACGGGAAAACCCCAATCTAAATTCACTCGTGAAATGGAAAAGTCTTGCAGTCCTTGATTGACAAAGCTGAGAACTTCATTGCGCCGACTTTCTGGTTGAATAAAATCTGGTCTAGATTGGTAAAATTCTGTCAGCTTTGTTTGATATTTGGATAAGCGGAAAAAATAGTTTTGTTCGTCTCGCCACTCTACTTCTTTGTTAGTATGAATTGGGCAACGGTGTCCTTCTAATAGATCCCGTTCTTCTTTGAATTCTTCGCAGGATACGCAATACCAGCCTTGTTGTTGTCCCTGGTAGATATCACCAGATTCCCAGACTCGCTCAAAGAATTCTTTGACGATCGCTTCATGACGAGGTGCAGTAGTCCGACTAAAGCGATCGTATTGAATGTCTAGTAACTGCCATAAACTCACAAAGCTAGGGACAATTTCATCGCAAAACTCTTGTGGTGCTTTGCCTAAACTTTCTGCCGATCGCTGAATTTTTTGCCCATGTTCATCTGTACCTGTAATCAGTAATACCTGATGCCCCAGCAGCCTGTGAAATCGCGCAACGACATCTGCTGCGATCGTCGTATAAGCACTGCCTATATGGGGAACATCATTTACATAATACAGGGGTGTTGTTAGTGCAAATGTCAATTCTTTTTTATTCACTAGATTCATACAAAATAAAAATTAACTTATTAAAACGTTTTACACCTTAGCTTTCAGCGGCAAAACCACGCAATTATACAATAAAATTCCTATTTTTTCCAATAACATCTTCATACTAGCAAATTTATTAGGTCAATAATTGTTTTGTAATATGCATCAATTCTGATAATTTTTGCCTAAAAGATGAAAATTAACTAATCATAATGTTTTTGAATACTTTCTATTAGAAATTCTTGTGATCAAGAATACATAATTGAGAACGTGAAAAATCTATTTGCTTTTGTCGATTAGATATTTCTATCTTAAGACGGTCATGGCAATAGTAAAGAAATGTAAAAATTAAATTAAGATAAGCTGCCATATTTACCGGAAAAATATATTGATTAGGTATGAGTCGAAATAGCCCCCTAGAGATTTCTCGCGCTTTGGTGGCGGCATTCTCAACGCAAATGTTTCGCTATTACGAAGACCGCATTCCCCAGGATGCCAGCGTGTTGGTAGTTAGCAATCACCGCAGCTTTATGGATGCACTAATTTTAATGGCGGCGTTATCGAATCCGATTCGCTTTGCTTGCCATCACTATATGGGACAAGTGCCAGTCATGCGGGAGATTGTCACCGGACAATTGGGGTGTTTTCCCTTGGAGAAGACTCAAAACCGCCAACAAAGCTTTTTTTCGCAGTCGCAGTTGCTATTGCAGTCCAAGCAGATGGTGGGAGTATTTCCAGAAGGGACTGAACCAATGGTGAAATTTACTCAGCCAAACCAGGTGGGTGAGTTTCAGCGGGGATTTGCCCATTTGGCATTGCGAGGGAATGTGCAGGATTTAGCGATTTTGCCGATCGCGATCGCCTCCTTAGAAGAGGTAAACACGAATGGCTTTCCACTAAGGCTTTTGAGTGTATTTGACCCCTCAGAACCTTTATTTAACCAAAGTGGTTGGCATCCTTTGGTAATTTATCGTCGGGTTGCAGTGTTAATCGGTCGTCCTTATTGGATTACGCCCCAACATCATAAAAAATATCATGGCAAACAAGCCAGAACTGTTGTGGCTGAACTGACAGAACACTGTCATGATGAAATTAGTAATTTACTGCGCCAAGGTTGCTATTAGAGCCGTTCGATTTGGGATTTTGGATCGTCCGAACAATCAACAGTTCAAAAGTTTTATACCATTAACAAATGACCATTGACTACTGACCAATGACTAATGACTATCTCTGAAGTTGAGTTAAAGCCTTGTTTCCTGACTCCTGAACGAGTACAGCCAGAGTATCCCCTATTGGTATATTTGCCAGGAATGGATGGAACAGGTCAACTATTGCGATCGCAAACCACTGGATTAGAAACTGGCTTCGATGTCCGCAGTTTGGCGATTCCCCGTCAAGACCTTACCACTTGGGATGTGCTAACTAAAAGTGTACTGGACTTGATCCACGCAGAATTAGAAAAAAGTTCTCAGAGAGCAGTTTATCTGTGTGGTGAGTCCTTTGGTGGTTGCTTGGCAATGAAAGTAGCAATCCAAGCACCTCACTTATTTAAGCGAATTATCCTAATTAACCCAGCTTCATCCTTTCAGCTTCGCCCTTGGTTGCATTGGGCATCCCAACTAACTTACTTAGTGCCATCAGGATTGTATGATGTTGGCGCACTGGGGTTGTTGCCATTTCTCGCATCTTTGCCACGCATTTCCCGGAGCGATCGCCATGATTTGCTGAAAACTATGCGTTCTGTACCATCAGAAACCGTTCTTTGGCGATTGTCTTTACTGCGAGAGTTTCAGATTGATGAGGAACAATTAAGTCGCTTAACTCAACCAGTTATGCTAATTGCCGGTGGTAGCGATCGCCTTTTGCCTTCTGTAACTGAAGTGAAGCGCATAGGGAATATCCTACCAAATAACAAGATTGTGGTATTGCCCCATTGTGGACATGCTTGCTTGCTAGAGCAAGATACTAATCTCTATGAAATTCTTAAGGATAACGAATTTTTAGAAAGTAATGCTGATATCAGTACCGGGTTAGAGGTGAGAGGATAGGGTAAGGTGCGATCGCATCAAATTGGGATATTTCTATCCGCGTTTCTCATCTGATGCTGGTGGTTTGCCTCTGTTTTCATTGTCTTCTTAGATCAAACACAGGGATTTGAGGATGTTCTAAAAGTCCTCTGGTCGGTAGCAAAACGTTTTAGATCCCCCTAAATCCCCCGATAAATTGGGGGACTTTTAGAGACTTTGCCCCTTTTTTAAGGCTACGTGTATACACAAGTTATAGAATCACAACCAGTCTGTCGAATTACCCCACCCTAACCCCCCTTAAAAAAGGCTACCGTGTATACACAAGTCGGATGTAAAGTAGGTGCAGAGGATTTTTGAGAAGCAAAAACTATGGATAATCCAATCTTAATTCACGCTTCGACGACACCAGGAACGGCATTTGGAGACCCAAGGCTGATAAAAAGGGGGCAGCATTATACGAGGCGATTCGTAAGCACCAATCGATAAATATCCGGCAAATAAGTCGAAATTGGGCAGAACAGATGGGTTATTATCGGTTTTTGGAGAATGAAAACGTAACACTATCAGAACTAGTACGTAGCCTTTCGGATGATTGCGAGTTTCATCTGGCAAAACGACACGTATTAGCGATTAGCGATACTAGCGAGATTAACTTGCAGTCTCATGCAGGTAGGCTGTCACCGCCAGGATTAGGAGTAGTAGGCAATAACACAGATGTCGGGTTTTATATCCATCCAACATTGGTATTAGATGGTGAGAGTGGATTTCCACTGGGGTTAAGCACAGTAAAACTGTGGAGCCGAGCTATAAACCATGCAGATAAACATAACTCGTGACTATCAAAATTTACCAATTGAGGAGAAAGAATCTTACAAATGGTTAGCATCGGCAGAAAGTAGTAAGCGATGCTTTGAAGTGGGTGGAGCAAAAATGGTAACTCATATTGGCGACCGCGAATCGGATTTATTTGAGGAATTTGCAACTGTACCCAATAAAAACAATCATTTACTGATAAGAGCTTGCCAAGATCGTCGATTGTTAGGGCGGTCTGAATCACTATTCGACTACTTAAGTCAGCAGCCTTGTGAAGGTACTTATATAATTAACGTTCCCGCAGACTCACGTCGAAAGCGAATGCCAAGAGAAGCAATGCTTATTGTTCGTTGTGGACAAGTTGAGATTCAACGCCCCGATAAATTAGGCGTTTTTGGCTATCCTCCTAGTGTTACCCTTTTTGCTGTTGAAGCTCTGGAAGTCCAACCACCCGCAGGACAAGAACCGATTCATTGGCGGTTGCTGACAACTCACGTTGTTGTCTGCTTGGAACAGGCACTGCGAGTCATTAAGTGGTACGGATGGCGATGGAAGATTGAACAACTTTTTGCCACTCTCAAAAAAGCTGGATTGAATATCGAAGCGACTCAGTTAGAGTCTAGTATTGCAATTCAACGCCTAACAATCCTTGCTTTGTCCGTAGCCGTGCGAACCTTACAAATGGTTGAGGGACGCGATAATACTCAACTTTCTGCCGAGCTTACCTTTTGTCAAAAGCAGCAGCAATGCTTATTAGGACTTCAATCTTCTGTTGAAGGCGATACCAAAAAATTACAAAATCCTTATCCACGGGGTTGTTTGCCCTGGGCTACTTGGATCATTGCTCGACTTGGTGGATGGTCTGGTTATACCTCTGGTAGGCCTCCTGGAATGCCTACCCTTGTTCATGGTTTAAGACAATTTGAATCCATCTTTATCGGCTGGAAACTCGCTCTGGATGGACTTGTGTATACACGGTAGTTGCAAAGGGGAGGGAACTGGATTATTCTATTTCCCCCCTTTGCATCTTATGGTGTACACACAAGTCTGAAATCGCTGATTAACCAAGGTTTTACCCCACCCTAACCCTCCCCTTGCAAAGGGGAGGGAACTGGATTTTCTATTTCCCCCCTTTGCAAGCTATCCATTATAAACATCTTTCTTAATAAGAACATTGACAAAAAAGAGTAGTTATGTAGGGAAGGATGGAAGCCAAAAAATCACAAGTGACAGGAGAAAATGGGCACGAGAATCAACAGAGTTTGAAAAAGTGAAATTTTCGCATGGCAACTTTGGTGTAAAAAACTAATTATCGGTAGTGGAAGAAGGAAAACACCGCAGAAACCGACGATAGGATGGAGCAATAATTAATTATTGAAAGACTGGCAAAGCAGCCAACCCTCAACCAGATCATGTAATCGACTTAATCCACGCCAGAGAACTTTTACACCTGGAGAGCCATCGCTTTTGCGACCTAAAAACCCACCAAGTCGAGCAATCCAATTGACCACTTGAGCCAGAGTCGGTGGTGTAGTATGAGGATAAAGTTGATGATGAATAGTGGTGTAGAGGACTTGCCACTCATGAGTGGCTAAAACTAGTTCACAACTAGCATCAGGCTGAAAACGAGCTAAGTAAGTCAGCCACAGCAAACGCCAAGCAACGATACTGTAGGTAGCCAAAGCCATCTCGATTCTGTGGGCAGTTTCGAGTTGTAACTTCTCAATGCCACAGCCACTTTTTAAAACATAGTGATAACGTTCAATCAACCAGCGATAACTATACCATCGCACATACAGCTGAACATCTTCCAGACAGGTAATCTCTAAGGTAGTCAGCAGTAACCAGGTAATCGGCTCGATCTCTGGTGGTGGCTCAACTTCTGTGACTAAAATAGCCTGCAATGTCACCTAAAGTGCTAGAAGTTCTGTTTTGGGGCGATTCTGCGGTGGTGCAATGGTAATTGTGGCATGACGAATCTTCAAGATGGCTGTTCTTGGCGTTTGAGTCGCAGAGCGTTTTACCTCTACTGTCATTGTGCCAACCGACTCAACAGACTCTAAAGTTGACCATAAATGCTGCTCACTGCCAACTAGACAGCGATTTTGAGTAGCTCGAATCAGAAAATCTGACCCAGGACGACGAGCATCAGCAAATAAGTCATAAAAATCGGCTTCTCGGTCAGCAATCGTCACTACTTGTACTGATTCGGGAATGATTGAGTCAGTTTTTTTCAAAGCATCAAGCCATCTTTGACTTTCTTTTTTCTTTTGTCGGTTTTTGTTTCCTTTGTTCAGATTTTCCTAGTTCTTCTTCGTTTCTTGACCACACATCTTGCTCGATGATGCCCAATGGTATTCCCTGTGGGGAGACAGTGAAGACTGAGTGGACTTTTAACCCTTTGGCATAAGAACTATCGAGATATCCTGTTCCCGATAGAGCTTTGTGGCTGGTGTAGTTAAGTTCTGTGGTATCTTGTATTGCCAAGACTACTCTATGTTGGGTAATTCGCTCTACTGTCGCATCGATATGTCCTTGTCTAATCATGGATGGTTTGATGTACGGTGAATCCCAGAAGTCATAGGTGGCTTTCGTTTGCGCCCATGTTTCACTTGCTTGCAAAACACTGGCTTCCGGTTTCGCACTTAAATTTTCGACTATTTTGATTAACCGTTTGGTTCTTCTGGTGTCACCTAATTCGGTTCTTTCTAGTTCCTGTGTGATCCATTGTTCCATTTGCTGACTTTGCGATGCTTCCGGCTCTTCGTATAGACAATACACAATCTCTGGCTTTTGTCCAATTTTCTGTTAAGAAAGATGTTTATAATGGATAGCTTTGCAAGGGGGGATTAAGGGGGGTAATTTGACTTGTGTGTACACCATAGCCTTAAAAAGGGGGGTTGGGGGGATCAACAAGTGCCTAAAATTACAACCAACCACTTTTAAAACATCCTCTGAGAGTATGTTCCTATTTTTGATGGATTAACACAGTTTTTAAAACAAGAAAATAGTTAATCTGAAACTGATAATTATGTTTATAGAGGGATGTAGAGCCGTTCAGGATTCGCTAAAAGAAAGAGAGAGGCTTTAGAGAATGGTGTCAAAGAATGGCAGACAAACCCCAAGAAATAGAAGTGAAAAAATCAGGTAATTCACCTACAGAAACTTCAAAAGTCGGAATTCAGGCTCAATCATCAGTAGAAAATGAACCATCTATATTAGAGTCTTTCGTTAAAACTGTTGCTGACACTGGCATGGCAGTTTTAGAAACAGTAGTAGGTGTGGGAGAAGCCACCGCAAAACAAACACACAAGTTAATTGAGCAAACAACTCAAACTAGTGGTCAGTTTGTGAACCACCTCAGCGGAAATTGGCTGATTAGAAAAGTATCTGGAGTGTTAAATCTCAACTGGCTAATTGGTAGTACTGACATTGTTGATTTGGAAAAAGCAGAAGCGGCGGTAAAGAAGCTAAAGCAAAAGTATCCCAATGAATCAACTAGCCAGATTGCTCACCGAATCATGCTGGAAAAAGCAACTAAAGCTGGCACTGTTGGACTAGCAACTAGTATTTTGCCAGGAGTAGCAGTTGCATTGTTGGCAATTGATTTAACAGCAACAACAAAATTGCAATCAGAAATGATTTATGAGATTGCATCTGACTATGGGCTAGATTTAAAAGATCCTACCCGGAAAGGTGAAGTTTTGGCAATTTTTGGTTTGGCTTTGGGTGGAGGCCGTTTATTAAAAGCTGCTGGATTAGGGTTGCTGCGAAATGTACCTTTTGCTGGTGCAGTGATCGGAGCTAGTTCAAATGCGACAATGATCTATTCATTGGGGTATGCTGCTTGTCGATTCTACGAAGCCAAGCTGGATGAATCAACATCCCTCGAATCGCCAGAGACATTGGCAACCTTAAAAGCCGAAAGCGAAAAGTATCTCGAAAGTGCGATCGCTCAACAAACTCTCATGGATCAAATCTTAGTCCACATGATCCTAGCCAGTCATCCAGAAAAGACTTGGGAAGAAATTTTGCCAGAATTAAAAGCTGTAAACATCAGTCCTAAGTCCTTGGATGCCATTGCCCAAAATATCAAATCACCTCAACCTTTAGACGTACTGCTCAATCAGCTAAATCGTGATTTTGCCATACCTTTGCTAGCTCAATGTTACAAAATTGCCCAGGCTGACAATCACACTACACCAATTGAGCAAGAAATAATCTCAGCGATCGCCAGCAAATTTGACATTGACACAAATACAATTGGGGCATAGGGAATTGGGCATTGGGCATTGGGCATGGGGTAGGAAATAAATAAAGTACAGTTCATCGCTTCATTAACGAGTATCAAAGACTCATTAATGGAGTTCTGAGGTGGATTAATGAGTATCAAAGACTCGTTAATGGAGTTCTGAGGTGGATTAACGAGTATCAAAGACTCATTAATGGAGTTCTGAGGTGGATTAACGAGTATCAAAGACTCATTAACGGAGTTCCGAGGTGGATTAACGAGTATCAAAGACTCTCTTACAAGTCCTATTTATACCAATTTGCTAAATTATAGCCACTGATCCCTGCTCCCCAATGCCCAATGCCCAATTCCCTATGCCCAATACCATGAAACAAGAATTTTGAGCAATACTGGTACAGGAAGGAATATTTACACAAAATCCCAAAATGAC encodes:
- a CDS encoding metal-sensing transcriptional repressor, translated to MNGSNRLGEESLPTPQQVEHSHHHDTEQEQTDPTHGVGKSAHPHVHSEESLRRIVNRLSRIEGHVRGIKAMVQQSTPCPDVLLQIAAVRGALDRVARIVLDEHLTECIGRAAQEGNIDVEIKQLKAALDRFLP
- the lptC gene encoding LPS export ABC transporter periplasmic protein LptC, giving the protein MEFSGGVVANSADPQLQVRTEHLIWNIKEEKLIGDRPIEIDRYKDNKISDRGKGNSAEVNLKTKIATVQKNAQLELLDPPLQIASNSMTWNMNTETVTTNSPTRMFQRAENVTVTANQGEMKIPQKTVYLKGNVNAVGQRRQSLRSNTLTWYLDKKLVEAQGNVLYRQVDPQLNFAGETAVGNLQTENIVVKGGSPSGRVVTEIIPQERANRQ
- a CDS encoding AlpA family phage regulatory protein, translated to MTSKKVKSLSGLDESAVFSWETEGDFPPQATKPNTKQKVKGKIRKEGVEEKF
- a CDS encoding NYN domain-containing protein, translating into MLNNLENDSIFTPEQVLENRGRVAIFIDGSNLFYAALQLGIEIDYTKLLCRLTGGSRLLRSFFYTGVDRTNEKQQGFLLWMRRNGYRVIAKDLVQLPDGSKKANLDVEIAVDMMALVDSYDTAVLVSGDGDLAYAVNSVSYRGVRVEVVSLRSMTSDSLINVSDRYIDLEAIKEDIQKTPRQSYPYRPLSGIGFLEDPRTSDGHLEIQE
- the metG gene encoding methionine--tRNA ligase, whose translation is MNLVNKKELTFALTTPLYYVNDVPHIGSAYTTIAADVVARFHRLLGHQVLLITGTDEHGQKIQRSAESLGKAPQEFCDEIVPSFVSLWQLLDIQYDRFSRTTAPRHEAIVKEFFERVWESGDIYQGQQQGWYCVSCEEFKEERDLLEGHRCPIHTNKEVEWRDEQNYFFRLSKYQTKLTEFYQSRPDFIQPESRRNEVLSFVNQGLQDFSISRVNLDWGFPVPVDPKHTLYVWFDALLGYVTALLEPDAEPTLANALETWWPINLHLIGKDILRFHAVYWPAMLLSAGLPLPERVFGHGFLTKDGQKMGKSLGNTLDPIALVQRYGSDAVRYYFLKEIEFGKDGDFNEVRFINVLNADLANDLGNLLNRTLNMVKKYCAQNKVPSIGNEAIPDENPLKAIGLRLGEQVKQAYQELAFSQACGSILSLVQASNKFIDEQAPWSLYKQGQQESVEKVLYAVLESVRLAAYLLSPIIPNISSDIYQQLGFGVNFNDQIQSSVTAPFSIHAIWGILSSKQELGTPKPIFKRIEPPKND
- a CDS encoding lysophospholipid acyltransferase family protein; this translates as MSRNSPLEISRALVAAFSTQMFRYYEDRIPQDASVLVVSNHRSFMDALILMAALSNPIRFACHHYMGQVPVMREIVTGQLGCFPLEKTQNRQQSFFSQSQLLLQSKQMVGVFPEGTEPMVKFTQPNQVGEFQRGFAHLALRGNVQDLAILPIAIASLEEVNTNGFPLRLLSVFDPSEPLFNQSGWHPLVIYRRVAVLIGRPYWITPQHHKKYHGKQARTVVAELTEHCHDEISNLLRQGCY
- a CDS encoding alpha/beta fold hydrolase, with translation MTISEVELKPCFLTPERVQPEYPLLVYLPGMDGTGQLLRSQTTGLETGFDVRSLAIPRQDLTTWDVLTKSVLDLIHAELEKSSQRAVYLCGESFGGCLAMKVAIQAPHLFKRIILINPASSFQLRPWLHWASQLTYLVPSGLYDVGALGLLPFLASLPRISRSDRHDLLKTMRSVPSETVLWRLSLLREFQIDEEQLSRLTQPVMLIAGGSDRLLPSVTEVKRIGNILPNNKIVVLPHCGHACLLEQDTNLYEILKDNEFLESNADISTGLEVRG
- a CDS encoding EcsC family protein, which codes for MADKPQEIEVKKSGNSPTETSKVGIQAQSSVENEPSILESFVKTVADTGMAVLETVVGVGEATAKQTHKLIEQTTQTSGQFVNHLSGNWLIRKVSGVLNLNWLIGSTDIVDLEKAEAAVKKLKQKYPNESTSQIAHRIMLEKATKAGTVGLATSILPGVAVALLAIDLTATTKLQSEMIYEIASDYGLDLKDPTRKGEVLAIFGLALGGGRLLKAAGLGLLRNVPFAGAVIGASSNATMIYSLGYAACRFYEAKLDESTSLESPETLATLKAESEKYLESAIAQQTLMDQILVHMILASHPEKTWEEILPELKAVNISPKSLDAIAQNIKSPQPLDVLLNQLNRDFAIPLLAQCYKIAQADNHTTPIEQEIISAIASKFDIDTNTIGA